The genomic segment AGCGGTGAGGCGCAACCACTTTCGGATTGCGGACCCACCGGCTGGCGCACCCGGGTGCGCCTCGAGGTGGGCGCGGACGCCCGCCCCGGGTTTCACCGCTACCACAGCGACGAGCTGGTGACCGACTTGCGGTGTGCGCAACTGCCGCCGGGCATGCTGGACGGACTAACCCAGGCGTGTTCTCCGGGCGACCTGTCCCCGAACGCACAGCTGCACGTCGCCGTCGATGACGACGGATGCCGCCATGTGGTGCGCACCGTACGTAAAGGCGGGCGAACGGCGACCAATGTGGTGCAGGGCGACTACGAGGCAACCCAACGCGTCGGGCGGCGCAGCTGGCAGGTGCCGGTGACCGCGTTCTGGCAGGCGCACCGGGATGCGGCGCGGGTGTACAGCGCTCTGATCACCGACTGGGCACAGCCCGCCACCGGCATGAGTGTGTGGGATCTCTACGGCGGCGTCGGCGTTTTCGCCGCCGCCCTGGGCGCCGCGGTGGGGGAGTCCGGACGGGTTCTCTGCGTCGACACCTCGCGCGCGTCGACACGGGCCGCACGGGCCGCTCTGGTTGATCTTCCGCAGGTCGACGTGATCACCGATTCGGTGCGTCGCGCGGTGTCGGCACAGAAAGCCGGTGCCGACGTCGCGGTGCTGGATCCGCCGCGGTCGGGTGCCGGGCGCGACGTCGTCGATCTCCTCGCCGCCGCCGCCGTTCCGCGGGTGGTGCATATCGGTTGTGAGGCAGCATCTTTCGCTCGCGACATCGGCCTGTACCTCGGTCACGGTTATGCCGTCGAGCAGATCGAGGTGTTCGACGCATTCCCGCTGACTCATCACACCGAATGCATCGCGCTGCTGAGCCGCTAGCGGTGCAATGCCGCTGCGGAGATTCCCGCGGCAGGCTAGACTCCGTCGCGGTGTGCCGGGAAGTCTGGTCGGCGATTTCGTCATCGAACCATCGAGAGGCTCGGGTGGCTGCCGCCGAACAACGACCTGCGACCGTCCGACTCATGCTCACCCACGGGTGGGCGCCGTGAACGAAACTCTGCGGTACGCATTGCTGGTCTTGCTCGCCAGTGCCGTCGGTTTGATTGCGGTGTTGGCGAACCGGCTGACCGAGCGGGTCAAAATCCCGGTGCCCCTGCTGGTTCTGGTCGGAGCCGCGGTCGCGGCGCACACCGTGGCCGCGGTGCAGTCGCCGTCGGAGCCGACCGTCGAGCGGGTGATCACGATCGCGCTGGTGCTGGTGCTGTTCGACGGCGGCATGCACATCGGCCCGGCGCGCTTCCGCGCGGCCGCTGCCCCGATCCTTTCGGTCGGCGTCGTGGGCACCGCGCTCACCGCCGCCGGCGCCGCGGTGATCCTGCACTACCTCACCGGAATCGATTGGTTCCCTGCGGTGCTCGTGGCCACCGCGGTGGCGCCCACCGATCCGGCGGTGGTCTTCTCGGTACTGGGCAAACGCGAGATCGCCGGTCGCAGCAGCACCATCCTGGAGGGCGAATCCGGCGCCAACGACCCGGTCGGCATCGCCCTGATGGTCAGCCTGATCGCCGCCGGTGGCCTCAGCGTTGCCGGCTTCGTCAGCGTCGGAACGCAATTCGTTCTGCAAATGGCGATTGGTCTGGCCGTCGGGGTGATCGGCGGTCGCGCCCTGCTGGTGTTCATGCGCCGCGTGGCACTGCCTAGCGAAGGCCTCTACCCGCTGCGGACACTGGCATCCAGCCTGATGCTGTACGGCATCGCCACGCTGGCGCACGGCTCCGGTTTTCTGGCGGTGTTCGTCGCGGGCATCGTGATCGGCGACGCTCGCGCGCCCTACAAGCCGGATATCAAGCGATTCCACGCCGCGTTGGCGGGTCTGGCCGAAATCGTCGCGTTCGCCGTCCTGGGGTTGACCGTCGACCTCAACGTCCTTGCCCACCCCGACGTATGGATTCCCGGGCTCGTCCTCGGCGCGGCCCTGACCGTGGTGATTCGGCCGCTGGCGGTGGGATCCTGCCTGCTTCCCGTGCGGCTGCAGCGAAACGAACGCAGCTTCATCCTCTTCGCCGGCCTCAAGGGTGCGGTGCCGATCCTGTTGGGCGAGTTCCTGCGGGCCGCGCACGTCGCCGATGCGGAGCGGCTGTACGGGATCGTGGTCATCGTCGTGATCTTCTCGGTGCTGGTGCAAGGCAGCTTGGTGCCCGGTGTCGCACAACTGCTGCGCCTGCCCATGCGTACCGTCGAGACGCAGCCGTGGGAGATCGGTATCCGGCTGCAGGACGAACCCGAGGGGATCCATCGCCTGCGCGTTGCGTCGGGGTCGGCCGCCGAGGGCTGCACGATCGAGGGTCTCGGCGATCGTGCCGGAGACATCTGGGTGAGCATGGTGGTGCGCGCCACCGGCCTGGTGCCGGTGCGGGGCGACACCGAACTGGAGGCCGGCGACGAGGTCGTCGTCCTGGCCGATCCCGAACTTCGCGACAGCCTGGCCGAACTGTTCGGCACTTCGTAGGCAGCTACATCCGACGTGGGCTGCGTAGACTGACGTGATGCTGGAACAGATCCGCGGCCCTGCCGATCTGCAGCACCTTTCCCAACAGCAGCTCCGCGATCTGGCTGAGGAGATCCGCGAGTTCCTGATCCACAAGGTGGCTGCGACCGGGGGCCACCTGGGGCCGAATCTCGGCGTCGTCGAGCTGACGTTGGCGCTGCACCGGGTGTTCGACTCACCGCACGATCCGATCATCTTCGACACAGGTCACCAGGCCTACGTGCACAAGATGCTGACCGGACGCGCCCACGACTTCGAGACGCTGCGCAAAAAGGGCGGTCTGTCGGGGTATCCGTCGCGCGCCGAGAGCGAGCACGACTGGGTGGAGTCCAGCCACGCCAGTGCGGCCTTGTCCTACGCCGACGGCCTGGCCAAGGCGTTCGAACTGACCGGACACCGCAACCGGCATGTGGTCGCGGTCGTCGGGGACGGCGCGCTGACCGGCGGCATGTGCTGGGAGGCGCTGAACAACATCGCGGCGTCGGGTCGTCCGGTGGTCATCGTGGTCAACGACAACGGCCGCAGCTACGCACCCACGATCGGCGGTGTCGCCGACCACCTGGCCATGCTGCGGCTGCAGCCGGCCTACGAGCAGGCGCTGGAAAAGGGCCGTGACGTGGTGCGTGCGGTGCCGCTGATCGGCGAGATCTGCTACCACTTCATGCACAGCGTCAAGGCGGGCATCAAGGACTCGCTGGCCCCGCAGCTGCTGTTCACCGACCTCGGACTGAAATATGTCGGCCCGGTCGACGGTCACGACGAACGCGCCGTGGAGGCCGCGCTGCGCCGGGCCCGCGGGTTCGGCGGCCCGGTAATCGTCCACGTGGCCACCCGCAAGGGCATGGGATACGGCCCGGCCGAGGCCGACGAAGCCGAACAGATGCACTCCACCGCGCCGATCGACCCGGCCACCGGCCAGGCCACCAAGATCCCGGGCCCGGGCTGGACGGCGACCTTCTCCGACGCGCTGATCGCTTACGCCAGAAAGCGCCGCGACATCGTGGCGATCACGGCGGCGATGCCCGGCCCGACCGGGCTGTCGGCGTTCGGGCAGCGGTTCCCGGACCGGTTGTTCGACGTCGGCATCGCCGAGCAGCACGCGATGACGTCGGCCGCCGGCCTGGCAATGGGTGGGATGCACCCGGTGGTGGCGATCTACTCGACGTTCCTCAACCGGGCATTCGACCAGATCATGATGGACGTGGCGCTGCACAAGCTGCCCGTCACCATCGTGCTCGACCGTGCCGGGGTCACCGGTTCCGACGGCCCCAGCCACAACGGCATGTGGGACCTGTCTATGCTGAACATCGTGCCCGGCATGCGGGTGGCGGCCCCGCGCGACGCCACCCGGCTGCGCGAAGAACTCGGCGAGGCGCTGGAGGTCGACGACGGCCCTACCGCGCTGCGGTTCCCCAAAGGTGATGTGGGCGAAGATATTCCGGCTCTGGAACAACGGTCGGGAGTGGATGTGCTCGCGGTGCCCGCCGACGGGCTAAACCACGATGTGCTGCTGGTGGCCGTCGGCGCGTTCGCCTCGATGGCGCTCGAGGTGGCCAAGCGGCTGCACAACCAGGGCATCGGTGTGACCGTGATCGACCCGCGGTGGGTGCTGCCGGTCTCCGACGGTGTTCTCGAATTGGCGGTGCAGCACAAGCTGCTCGTCACATGCGAGGACAACGGCGTCAATGGTGGTGTGGGTTCGGCGGTTTCGGCCGCGCTGCGCCGCGCCGACATCGACATGCCATGCCGCGACGTCGGCCTGGATCAAGAGTTCTACGAGCACGCCTCACGCAGTGAGGTACTCGCCGATGTCGGGCTGACCGACCAGGATGTGGCCCGCCGGATCACCGGTTGGGTTGCCGCCCTAGCCAGTAACGAATCCGAAGCGGAGATCCGCGAGCACCTGGACTAGAACCAATTTGGTGCATCAGGCCACCGGGCCAAAGCAATACAATAGAAATAGTGGATCAAGGACACAATCGGTGCTTGCCCACCCGACCGCAAGCCTCGACGAGAAGGACCTGGTCAATGAGCACAGACCGCCACCCACAACTGGCTCAGGCGCTGGAATACGGACAGCAATTGCAATCGGCCCTCGAGGACGACCTGTACCGCACCCACACTGAAACCTTCACGGCCACCGACGAAGCCAAGACCGTCGAAGTGACCGTGAACGGGCGCCGCAACGTCACCGACCTCCAAATCGAAGATGGCCTGCTGCGGCTGGGCGCCGAAACGGTCGAACAGCGCGTCAACGAGGCGTTGCGCAACGCGGCGGCCGTGGTGAATGCGGCCAACGAAGCCCAGCAGCAACGGCTGATCGAGTCCCTGGCCGGCATTGCCGGGTCGATGACGGACACGTTGGGCTTGGCCTAACCGCGAAGGCCCGCTCAGAGTCGCCGGCGCGGTGGGCGATCAGCCATTGTTGTATCGGGTCGCGAACACGCGGGCCTGGGTCTCGGTAGCTCGCTGCGGCGACGCCAACTCCATGCCCTTCTCCAGCAGGTCGCTGACAGCATCGGGATCACCCGCCCCCAGCTCGCACATGGTCTCGAACAGGAACTCATGCTGGGCGGCTTGCCCCTTTTGGGCCGCCAGGTGCGCAATGACGAGGATCTCCTCGGCCAGCTGCGATTCGGTAAGGCGTGTCACGTCTGCGGACAGAGCCACCCGCTCGATCGCGCCGTCCCCGAGTGCCGAAACCGATACTGTCCCAGGAGGATTGGTCACGGTGAACAGCGCTATGACGTCTTCGGCTTCCTCGGGGGCGTGTGTCACCGAATCGATGGCCTCCAGCACCGTCGTGGCCTCTTCGGGCGCGGCCGGTGCATATACGGGTGACATGTCGACGGCTTCGCTCGCTGACTCTGCCCCGACGTCTGCGGTGGCGGCGGAGAAGTCAAGGGCGGCCGACGCGTCGGTGCCGGTGTCGGCGGGTTCACCGGCGGAGAAATCCATCGCGGCGAAGAGGTCATCGCCGCCGTCTTCGTTCTTACCCGGATCCTGGGCCATTGCGTCCTACTCTCATCGCGGCTGTCGGTGGAATGCCTGCTTTTCGCCCTGCTTGCTCAGCCGGGGCGCAGCTGGGTGTCGAGGTCTTGAGCGGCCTTCTGGTCGGTGCCCTCGTACGCTTGGGCGGCCACACGCAATTTCGTGGCGAGGTCGTCGGCAACCTTGATCATCAGACCGAGCGCCTCGGTGCGGCGAGCCTCGACCTCGACCACCGCATCGTTGCCGGGTCCGCAGGCCACACCATGGCTGACCCACGCGTTGACGCCGACTCCCTCGACCGCGGTGGCCGATTTCTTGAAGTCTTCGGTGGTTCTCTGCTGCGCCGCCGCGAGCACGTCGACGAGATATTTTGAGGTGACGCTCAGATTTGTCATCGGATTCTCCTCGATGTCTGGTTCGCGATGTCTAGTTCGCCGCTACCGGCCCCTGCGCCTGCTCAGCTCCGGGTGCCGTGAGTTCGACGGGCGGGCGCTCGGTGGCCTCGTTGCCTGCGGCCGCACCCGCGATGTCCTCGTTCACTGTGGCTTCCTCGGGGGCGGCGCTCCCGGGAGCGGTGGGTTCGCCGGCGGCCGGGGCCGTCTTGCCGCGCTGAGCGGTGGTGACCGGCGGCTGCGTGACGGGGCTCAGAACGGCCGAAGTTTGCTGGCCCGGCAGGTCTTCGTCCCGGGCGGGCTCGCGGATTAGCGGGGTCAGGCTGGGCAGGCCGCTTACCGGTCGTTCCGGCATTTGGGTCGGCTGACTGTGGTTACGGACAATCGTCGATTCGGTCGGCGCGGCCTGGCCCGTTGACGGGGCCGGGTCGGGCATGGCCATCGCAGCGGTCCCGCTGGAGAAGTTGGAGACTTTAGAGCCTTTCGCGGGTGCCGTGCGGACGGTCGGCAAAATGTGAGAATCCGACAGGTAACTGGTCATTTCGGTGATAATCTTCTCGTATTCTTCGACCACTGCCTTTATCTTCGGCCTGGTCTCGGTGCCCGAATAGAATTCCATGTAACCGAGGGCACTTACCGTCGCTGCGATCGCGGCCAGGGTGACTACTTTCTGAAACACCAACGACGAGGCTTCGCTGCCGTATGCTTTGATCAGTAGGGCAACAAATATGCACCCGGTAAGACCGTCCTTGATGCCCGCGACCGCACGGCGTATTTCAGTGAGCTGAGCGACTTCAGCGGCAAGCGCATCCATCATCGCCTGATCCTTTTTTTGCATCAGGGAAACACGATTCAGTTGGGCTTGGTTCTGCTTGGCATACTCTTGCGACGCGGTGGACTCCCACCTGCTGTCGGGGATGGCCGACTCCAAGTCCCGCTTGGGCGAGTCGAGTTTCGAACGGGCATTGTCGAATTCGACTCCCTTGGTTGCGTCACCAAGACCGAGGCAGTATTCGAAGACCGTAATGGCGACGATGCCCCACTCGATAATCGGCACCTCTGCCGCCCAGGGATTGGTTCGCTCCTGCAGGCCACGTTCTATTTCAGCCTTAATTCTTCGCTCGGCGATGCCCTTGACGATGATTTTGGTGGTTTCCATGCCGAATGCGCCGGCGCCGATGCCCGTCGCAATCCAATCCTTGGCGGCGATATTCCTTCCAATGCCGGCGAGACTACCCACGAGGCCGCCGATTTCTGATGCTGCAACGGCCATTTTGAGATACCCTTCTCCGAGTTGGAACTTGTCTCTTATCGCAAGTTTAACGGCACTCTGCGAGTGCCCTGTGCACCAATTTCCCCACACTCAGGAATTTATACAGTTATTACTCAGGTTTCCACAGTTTATTGTAAGGTTCGCGCTACTTTTTGCAACCGCGCATAACGCTGTGACGAAAATTGACGAGTCGTTAGCTGGCGGCTGGCGGACGTCGAGTACACACCGGCCATCGCCTACGGCGCTGAGCTGCCTTCGGTTTTGGGGGGCGGTTGCAGCGCGGTCGCCAGCACCGGATCGACGAGCTCGCGTTGCCAGGCCCGCGCGTGCCCGGCGCACAAGAACTCTTCGACGGCCTCGACCGGGTCCGGCGCGTCGGCCCAGTCCCAGCACAGTCGTCGCACCAGGTCGGGTGAAACCAGGTTCTCGGTCGGAACCTTCACCTGCTCAGACAGTTTCGACAGCCCGGCCCGGGCCGCCTCCAGCCGGGCGGCCGCTTCCGGCTTGCGCCTGCTCCACCGCGCCGGCGGCGGCGGACCGTTCGTCGGCTCGGCGTCTTCGGGCGGGTCCGGACTGGTGCGGGCCGCTTCCAGCGCGCCCAACCAGGTCGCTGCGCTGCGCCGCTGGTTGCGCCCGCCGAACACCGGCAACGCGACCAGGTCTTCGATCGTCTTCGGATTGGCGATCGCGGCCTCGATGATGGCCGAATCCGGCAGGATGCGCCGCGGCGCGATGTCGCGTCGCTGGGCGATGTTGTCGCGGGTCGTCCACAGTTCACGCACCGCCGCCAAACCGCGGCGGTCGCGCACCTTGTGGATGCCCGACGTGCGCCGCCAGCGCTCGCGCCGGGGCGTGGGCTCCTTGCTGCCGACGCTGCGCAGGTAATCGAATTCTTGTGCAGCCCAATCGGTTTTGCCTTGTTCGGCCAGCTCCGCGGCGATCGCCGCACGAAGTTCGACCAGCAGTTCCACGTCGAGCGCCGCATAGTTGAGCCACTCGGTGGGCAGCGGCCGCTTGGACCAGTCGGCCGCACCGTGACCCTTGACCAGACCATGCCCCAGCAGCCGTTCGGTCATCGCCGCCAGGTTCACCCGCTCGAACCCGGCCAGGCGCCCGGCGAGCTCGGTGTCGTATAGCGCCGGCGGGTGCATGCCGACCTCGGCCAGACACGGCAGATCCTGATCGGCCGCGTGCAGGATCCATTCGTCGGTGCTGAGCACCTCGGCGACGGGCCGCAGCGCCGTCAGCGGATCGGCGCCGTGGCTGACCGGGTCGATCAGCACGGTGCCGGCGCCGGCCCGTCGGATCTGGATCAGGTAGGCCCGGTTGGAGTAGCGGAAACCGGACGCCCGCTCGGCGTCCACCGCGAACGGCCCGTGCCCGCTGTCCAGGAACTGTGCGGCGTCCGCGATCTGGCTGACGGTCACCGCCAGGTCGGGTATGCCCTCGGCCGGCTGCAACAGCGGGGTGGGTTCGGATTCGGCGCTGCCGGGCGCGCTGCCGTCGGGCGCGGTGCCGTTGGGCCCAGGGTCCTCCGGCTCGGACATGTCAGGCGCGTGACCGCGAGCTCAGGTCGGTGACCCCGGCCGGCGGTAGGCCCGCGGCGTGCTCCAGCACCTCGCAAAACGCTTCGACATGTGCGCCGATGGCGGGTGTGGTCGCGGTCCAGGAGGCCCGTAGCTCGAGCTGGTGGGCGCGCGGGGGCCCGGAGATGTCGCCGTAGCGCACGGAGGTGGTGGCGGTGACGGTGCCGCCCAGCGCCGTGACCTGGTCCGTCCGGGCTTCCAGCGCGTCGACCAACCAGCTCCACGCCACTTCGGGCAGCAGGGGATCGACGGCCTCACTGGAATCCAGGTCGGCCTGAATGTAGGCGACCAGGCGGGTGGTGCCGTCCCAGGCGTCGGCGCCGTCCGGGTCGTAGAGCAGGATCAGCCGGCCGAACGCGTCGCCCTCCGAACGCTCGGGGACGATCTCGAGGTCGGGGTGCTTCACCTCGGCCCCCAGCGCGTAGCTGAAGGGCGCCAGGCGCTGCGGCGGCCGGATCGGGCCGAGCTCGATCTCCGGCCGGGCGTTGACGGCGTTCATGGCCGCCACCGCCTCGCGGAACGGGCCTGGTTCGACTGAGGTCACTGGCGCAACTCCTCCTCGTCGCTCCCGCTCCGCATCGTCGTATGCGCGGGTCACAGCGTTCGACGCTAGACCCATCGCCCGACACGCCGCGACAGGCGCGCCGGTTTCCAAACCCGTCGCGACCAACCTGTTACCCGGTTGTGTCACGTCGTATTCATTTGCTGTTTAGCCTGCTCAGGGGCTATTCAGCCGCTGAATCGGGCCGGGCGCTTCTCGCGATGCGCCGCCAGCCCTTCCTGCACGTCGGGGCCGCTGAAACTCAAGAATTCCAGGCCGAGCGACGTCTCGAAGGCGGGCGCGAACATCCGATACCAGTAGTTGAGGCTGTGTTTGGTCCACCGGATCGCGGTTTGGGCTCCTTGCGCCAGGTCGTTGGCGATGCCGGCCGCTCTCGAGAGCACGTCGTCGTCGTCGACACAGAGGGATACCAGGCCGATCCGCTCGGCTTCCTCGCCCAGCAGGGTGTCGCAGGTGAGCAGGTAGTACTTGGCCTTGGCCATGCCGACCAGCAGCGGCCAGCAGATCGCCGCGTGGTCGCCCGCGGCCACCCCGAGCTTGGTGTGCCCGTCGATGATCTTGGCGGTCCGCCCGGCCACCGAGATGTCGGAGAGCAGCGCCACCACCAGGCCGGCGCCGACGGCGGGGCCGCGGATCGCCGAGACCATCGGCTTGTCGAAGTTGACGATGTTGAGCACCAGATCGCGGGCCTCGCGCATGATGCGAAGCCGGCCCTCGTAGTCGCCGATGGTTTCGGTGATCAGGTCGAAACTGCCGCCGGACGAAAACGCCTTGCCTTCACCGCGGATCAGGACGACCCGTACGGCGGGGTCGCGATTGATGGCCGGCCAGACGTCGGCGAGGTCGCGGTGCATCTGCGGCCCGACCGAATTCAGCCCGGGGGCGTCGAGAACCACCGTGAGGACGCCGTTCTCGCCGTGTTCGAAGCGCAGGCTGGGGAATTCGTCGTAGTTGACGGAGATCGGTGCGACTGACACTGGGTTGATGTTACGCAGCGTGGCCAGGTGCTCCAGGGGCCGCCGCCGGGCCCCCGTGGCAGCATTGAGGTCGATGAGTACGCGTCGCGACCTTCCCGAGTCGCCCTACCTGGCTGCCGTCACCGGCCGCAAACCCGCCCGGGTGCCGGTGTGGTTCATGCGGCAGGCCGGGCGTTCGCTGCCCGAATATCGCGCCTTGCGTCAGCAACACAGCATGCTGGCGGCGTGTTTTGAGCCCGAGGTGGTCTGCGAGATCACCCTGCAACCGATCCGGCGCCATGACGTCGACGCCGCGATCTTGTTCTCCGACATCGTGGTTCCGCTGCGCGCCGCGGGCATCGACTTGGACATCGTCCCCGACGTCGGACCGGTGATCGCACACCCGATCCGCACCGACGCCGATATCGAGGCGATGAAACCGCTTGAACCGCAAGCGATTCAGCCGGTCTGCCGGGCGGTTTCGCTACTCGTCGACGCGCTGGGCGCGGTGCCGCTGATCGGTTTCGCCGGTGCGCCCTTCACGCTGGCGTCCTATCTGGTCGAAGGCGGCCCCAGCCGTAACCACGCCCGCACCAAGGCGATGATGCTGGCCGAGCCGGCCAGCTGGCACGCGCTGATGTCGAAGCTCACCGATCTCACCGTGGAATTCCTGCGCGGCCAGATCGGCGCCGGGGTGGACGCCATTCAGCTGTTCGACTCGTGGGCGGGAACGTTGTCGCTGGCCGATTACCGCCAATACGTGCTGCCGCACAGCAGCCGGGTGTTCGCGACGCTTGCCGAATACGGCTTGCCGATGACGCATTTCGGGGTCGGGACGGCGGAACTGCTGGGCGCGATGGGCGAAGCGGGCCCGACGGTCGTCGGCGTCGATTGGCGCACCTCGCTCACCGACGCCGCGGCCAGGGTGCGGTCCGGCACGGCGCTGCAGGGCAACCTCGACCCGGTGGTGTTGCTGGCGGGCTGGCCGGTAGTGGAGCGCGCGGCGCGCGCCGTCGTCGACGATGGCCGTCGCGCCGTCGACGCCGGGGCCGCGGGCCACGTCTTCAATCTCGGTCACGGAGTGCTGCCCGAGACCGACCCCGGCGTGCTGACCGACCTGGTGTCGCTGGTCCACTCGTTATGACCCCGCGGTCGTATTGTGTTGTGGGCGGCGGAATTTCCGGTCTGACGGCGGCCTACCGGCTGCGGATGGCGGCGGGGGACGACGCGAACATCACGCTGTTCGAACCGGGCGAGCGGCTCGGCGGGATCTTGCGCACCGAGCAGCTGGGCGGGCGGGCGATGGACCTGGGCGCCGAGGCGTTCGTGCTGCGCCGGCCCGAGATGCCGGAACTGCTGGCCGAACTGGGCCTGTCCGACCGTCAGCTCGGCACCACCGGTGCCCGGCCGTTGATCTACAGCCAGCGACGGCTGCACCCGCTGCCGGCGGGCACGGTCGTCGGGATTCCCTCGTCGGCGGCGTCGGTGGCCGGACTGGTCGACGACGACACCATCGCGCGCATCGACGCCGAGCCGGGCCGGCCGCTGGATTGGCAGCCCGGAAGCGACCCGGCCGCAGCGGAATTGGTGGGCGACCGGTTCGGCGAGCAGACCGTGGCGCGATCCGTCGATCCGCTGCTGAGCGGGGTGTATGCGGGCTCGGCGGCCACGATCGGCCTGCGCGCCGCGGCCCCCAGCGTTGCGGCGGCATTGGATCGCGGCGCCACCAGCCTGACCGACGCGGTACGGCAGGCGCTGCCGCCGGCGACGGGCATGCCGGTGTTCGGTGCGCTGGACGGCGGCTATCAGGTGCTGCTCGACGAGCTCGTCGCGCGCGCCCGGCCGCGGTGGGTTCGCGCCGCGGTGGACCGGCTCGAGCGTGCCGGACACGGCTGGACGCTGCGCGATGACACCGGGGCCGTCTGGAGTGCCGACGCGGTGATCCTGGCGATCCCCGCGCCGCGGCTGGCACGCCTGATCTCTCGCGTGGCGCCGGAGACGTTCGCCGCCGCGCGCCGCATCACGAGTGCGTCGGCGGTGGTAGTGGCGCTCGCCGTGCCCGGCGATACCGCGTTCCCGGCGTGCTCGGGCGTGCTGGTAGCCAGCGGTGAGCAGTTGCGGGGCAAGGCGATCACCCTGTCGTCGCGCAAATGGGGCATCCCGGGTGACCTCCAATTCCTGCGGGTGTCGTTCGGGCGATTCGGCGACCAGCTGGCCGCCACCGCCTCCGACGAGGAGCTCCTGGCCTGGGCGGTCGACGACCTGGCCACCGTGTTCGGGCTGGCCGTCGAGCCGGTGGACGCCCGTGTGCAGCGGTGGATCGAGGCGATGCCGCAGTACGGGCCGGGTCACGCCGAGGTGGTCGCGCGACTGCGAGACGGGCTGCCGGCGACGTTGGCCGTGGCGGGCAGCTATCTGGACGGGATCGGTGTGCCGGCCTGCATCGGCGCGGCGGGCAAGGCCGTCGAGCGTGTGATCAGGGCCATCGAGGCCGCCAACCCGGAAGTGGCACGATAGGTCTCATGGCCAAGATCGACTTTGACGCCCTGAACTCCACGATTCGCTATCTGATGTTCTCGGTGTACTCGGTGGAGCCCGGCGAGCTCGGCGAACACCGTGAAGCCGTAATCGACGACGCGACGCGGTTTTTCAAGCAGCAGGAGGAACGCGGTGTCGTGGTGCGCGGCCTCTACGACGTCGCCGGTCTGCGGGCCGACGCCGACTTCATGATCTGGACGCACGCCGAGCGCGTCGAGGCACTGCAAGCCACCTACGCCGATTTCCGCCGCACCACCGCCCTGGGCCAGGTCAGCGCGCCGGTGTGGAGCAGTGTGGCGCTGCACCGGCCGGCGGAGTTCAACAAGAGCCACATCCCGGCGTTCCTGGCCGGCGAGGAACCCGGCGCCTACATCTGCGTGTATCCGTTCGTGCGGTCCTACGAGTGGTACTTGCTGCCCGAGGAGGAACGCCGCCGCATGCTGGCCGAACACGGCATGGCCGCACGCGAGTACAAGGACGTCCGCGCCAACACCGTTCCGGCGTTCGCGCTCGGTGACTACGAATGGATCCTGGCCTTCGAGGCACCCGAACTGCACCGCATCGTCGACCTAATGCGCGAATTGCGCGCCACCGACGCGCGCCGGCACACCCGCGAGGAGACGCCGTTCTTCACCGGGCCGCGGGTGCCCATCGAGCAGTTGGTGAACGCCCTGCCGTGACCGGCGATCCACAAACGAAGGGGGAGATATGACAACCGATTTCGACCCGAACGATCCCACCCGTTTCGAAGAGATGTACCGCGACGAGCGAACGTCGCACGGCCTGCCCACCGCCACACCGTGGGACATCGGCGGCCCGCAGCCGGTGGTCCAGCAGCTGGTCGCACTGGGCGCAATCAAGGGTGAGGTGCTCGACCCAGGGACAGGTCCCGGCCATCACGCGATCTACTACGCTTCCAA from the Mycobacterium lentiflavum genome contains:
- a CDS encoding EspA/EspE family type VII secretion system effector — protein: MAVAASEIGGLVGSLAGIGRNIAAKDWIATGIGAGAFGMETTKIIVKGIAERRIKAEIERGLQERTNPWAAEVPIIEWGIVAITVFEYCLGLGDATKGVEFDNARSKLDSPKRDLESAIPDSRWESTASQEYAKQNQAQLNRVSLMQKKDQAMMDALAAEVAQLTEIRRAVAGIKDGLTGCIFVALLIKAYGSEASSLVFQKVVTLAAIAATVSALGYMEFYSGTETRPKIKAVVEEYEKIITEMTSYLSDSHILPTVRTAPAKGSKVSNFSSGTAAMAMPDPAPSTGQAAPTESTIVRNHSQPTQMPERPVSGLPSLTPLIREPARDEDLPGQQTSAVLSPVTQPPVTTAQRGKTAPAAGEPTAPGSAAPEEATVNEDIAGAAAGNEATERPPVELTAPGAEQAQGPVAAN
- a CDS encoding HRDC domain-containing protein, yielding MSEPEDPGPNGTAPDGSAPGSAESEPTPLLQPAEGIPDLAVTVSQIADAAQFLDSGHGPFAVDAERASGFRYSNRAYLIQIRRAGAGTVLIDPVSHGADPLTALRPVAEVLSTDEWILHAADQDLPCLAEVGMHPPALYDTELAGRLAGFERVNLAAMTERLLGHGLVKGHGAADWSKRPLPTEWLNYAALDVELLVELRAAIAAELAEQGKTDWAAQEFDYLRSVGSKEPTPRRERWRRTSGIHKVRDRRGLAAVRELWTTRDNIAQRRDIAPRRILPDSAIIEAAIANPKTIEDLVALPVFGGRNQRRSAATWLGALEAARTSPDPPEDAEPTNGPPPPARWSRRKPEAAARLEAARAGLSKLSEQVKVPTENLVSPDLVRRLCWDWADAPDPVEAVEEFLCAGHARAWQRELVDPVLATALQPPPKTEGSSAP
- a CDS encoding DUF3000 domain-containing protein, with the translated sequence MTRAYDDAERERRGGVAPVTSVEPGPFREAVAAMNAVNARPEIELGPIRPPQRLAPFSYALGAEVKHPDLEIVPERSEGDAFGRLILLYDPDGADAWDGTTRLVAYIQADLDSSEAVDPLLPEVAWSWLVDALEARTDQVTALGGTVTATTSVRYGDISGPPRAHQLELRASWTATTPAIGAHVEAFCEVLEHAAGLPPAGVTDLSSRSRA
- a CDS encoding enoyl-CoA hydratase/isomerase family protein; translation: MSVNYDEFPSLRFEHGENGVLTVVLDAPGLNSVGPQMHRDLADVWPAINRDPAVRVVLIRGEGKAFSSGGSFDLITETIGDYEGRLRIMREARDLVLNIVNFDKPMVSAIRGPAVGAGLVVALLSDISVAGRTAKIIDGHTKLGVAAGDHAAICWPLLVGMAKAKYYLLTCDTLLGEEAERIGLVSLCVDDDDVLSRAAGIANDLAQGAQTAIRWTKHSLNYWYRMFAPAFETSLGLEFLSFSGPDVQEGLAAHREKRPARFSG
- the hemE gene encoding uroporphyrinogen decarboxylase, producing MSTRRDLPESPYLAAVTGRKPARVPVWFMRQAGRSLPEYRALRQQHSMLAACFEPEVVCEITLQPIRRHDVDAAILFSDIVVPLRAAGIDLDIVPDVGPVIAHPIRTDADIEAMKPLEPQAIQPVCRAVSLLVDALGAVPLIGFAGAPFTLASYLVEGGPSRNHARTKAMMLAEPASWHALMSKLTDLTVEFLRGQIGAGVDAIQLFDSWAGTLSLADYRQYVLPHSSRVFATLAEYGLPMTHFGVGTAELLGAMGEAGPTVVGVDWRTSLTDAAARVRSGTALQGNLDPVVLLAGWPVVERAARAVVDDGRRAVDAGAAGHVFNLGHGVLPETDPGVLTDLVSLVHSL